One Rhodospirillaceae bacterium genomic region harbors:
- the lpdA gene encoding dihydrolipoyl dehydrogenase → MSIEKFDIVIIGGGPGGYVAAIRAAQLGLKTAVIEKEHLGGICLNWGCIPSKALLRSAEINNLMSRLGEFGFSADNVNFDAGSVVDRSRLVANKLSKGVKYLLQKNKVTIFMGVGRISAPGIVEVANEKENFSISAKDIVISTGAHPKLLSSAPENDPNIWTYKKAMVPEAIPASLVVIGSGAIGVEFASFYRDMGSSVTLIESLSSILPAEDNEISAFVAEKFAKGGITIHTSSTVKSIGSTGGVLSILIEKNDGTEICIEAEKSIVAIGIAANIDGLGLENTKIQTIEGHIKVNHWMETSESHIYAIGDVVGPPWLAHKASHEAVVCVEKIAGLPDIRQLDYNQIPGCTYSRPQVASIGLTEQKATEANKELKIGRFPFRGNGKAVALGEPEGLIKTIFDAVTGELLGAHMVGPEVTELVHGFVIAMGLECTEEDLMHTIFPHPTLSEIMHESVLDAYDKALHI, encoded by the coding sequence ATGAGTATTGAGAAATTTGACATTGTTATTATTGGAGGCGGCCCTGGGGGATATGTGGCCGCTATTCGCGCCGCTCAGTTGGGGTTGAAAACTGCGGTTATAGAGAAAGAACACCTGGGCGGAATTTGTTTGAACTGGGGCTGTATTCCTAGCAAAGCATTGTTACGAAGTGCAGAGATTAACAACTTAATGTCCCGATTGGGTGAGTTTGGGTTTTCTGCTGATAATGTCAATTTTGATGCGGGGAGCGTTGTCGATCGGTCGCGACTGGTAGCAAATAAACTAAGTAAAGGAGTTAAATACCTCCTACAAAAAAATAAAGTTACGATATTCATGGGGGTTGGAAGAATTTCTGCACCTGGGATAGTCGAGGTAGCCAATGAAAAGGAAAATTTTTCAATAAGTGCAAAAGACATTGTCATTTCAACAGGTGCACACCCCAAATTATTATCGTCTGCGCCTGAAAATGACCCAAATATTTGGACATATAAGAAAGCAATGGTTCCAGAGGCTATTCCAGCATCCCTAGTTGTTATCGGATCTGGGGCTATCGGCGTTGAATTTGCTAGTTTCTACAGAGACATGGGTAGTTCAGTGACCCTGATCGAATCTCTTAGCTCTATCCTTCCTGCCGAAGACAACGAAATCTCAGCTTTCGTTGCAGAGAAATTTGCAAAAGGTGGCATTACAATTCACACTTCGTCTACTGTAAAGTCTATTGGAAGTACTGGTGGTGTGTTGTCGATACTGATAGAAAAAAACGATGGCACAGAAATTTGCATCGAGGCGGAGAAATCTATCGTGGCGATTGGAATAGCAGCAAATATTGATGGTCTGGGTTTGGAAAACACAAAGATACAAACAATTGAAGGACATATCAAAGTTAACCATTGGATGGAAACATCTGAAAGTCATATATATGCTATTGGTGATGTAGTCGGCCCACCATGGCTAGCGCATAAGGCCAGCCATGAAGCAGTTGTATGTGTTGAAAAAATAGCAGGATTGCCAGATATCAGGCAGCTGGATTATAACCAAATTCCGGGGTGTACCTATTCCCGGCCGCAAGTTGCTAGCATCGGTTTAACGGAACAAAAAGCAACAGAGGCTAATAAAGAGCTAAAAATTGGTCGGTTCCCCTTCCGAGGCAACGGGAAGGCTGTGGCTTTAGGGGAGCCTGAGGGCTTAATTAAAACAATATTTGATGCAGTAACTGGGGAGTTACTTGGGGCTCACATGGTTGGCCCTGAGGTTACTGAGTTGGTCCACGGCTTTGTCATCGCAATGGGGCTGGAATGTACAGAGGAAGACTTAATGCATACCATATTTCCTCATCCGACTCTCTCTGAGATTATGCACGAATCCGTGCTCGATGCCTATGATAAAGCCCTTCATATTTAG